DNA sequence from the Macrobrachium nipponense isolate FS-2020 chromosome 41, ASM1510439v2, whole genome shotgun sequence genome:
ATTTTCAAGTCTCATTGTATTAAACCTTGATACTTTGCCAAGTTTCTTGGGGAAACTGTTCATTTTAACTTCAGTGAGGTGACAACGAGTTGGAGATCACTCACTGATGATGACGTCTACTCTTCTTTAAGTCTTAACATCCACCAGCTTTCTTTTTCTCGACGCAACGTGTACGTGATCTATCTGGTTGCTTTGAGAGCCATTTGGAGATGTTTACCTGTATTTATGGATGTCCTGGTACTCCAGAGGGTTAATTTCAATCTTGGAATTATTTGTAACACAACATCTTGTAACTTGCACCCAATTTCATTTGCAGTCAGTCAATCCTTCCCAAGCCTTCATTGCTCTTACTAAAGTTAGTGCTCATAACTCTCTGATATTTCATCTATACAATTCTGAAGTTGTCAGGAAAATTCATTTCATAATTTCCTATGAGGTTCATTCAATGCGGCGTCGCACACTATTCTCATACCGTCCAGTTTTTATTTCAAATCTGCAAGCAATAATCTACGGTTCGCTACTCACCAGCCATCTTTCAACGTGTTGTGCAGTTTAGCGAATTATATCACTAATTTCACCAGGTATCACTTCCAccatcctgtggtaggggtgtaggaatactaccaccataggtcctgcgtgtcgtaaaaggcaaggacaactgctgccttgcagtcttgcttttctagtaaaaggctaggcccgccaccaataactgtggaaactgctgccttgcaggtggactttttagtcaaaagggaggcccaccgccaataactgtcgtaaaaacccctttgccaaataataaaccatgcctgatgttgtaaggaaaggcgcatcaggcaaccgaccctttagtgtagggataatggtggaaaagaagaagaccaCCGCGTATCTCTTCCACTAGGTTATTCTTCCATCACAAATTCTTCATCGTTAATTCATTTAGACAGTGACGGTCTCTTTCTTTCATCCACACGCAGACACTCCAATTGACATAAAAGAGAACTGCTGAAACTCATTTCTCTCATCCTACAATTATTTCCTCCCTCATTGGACGCACTTTTCGCAATCAAACGCACGcatgaacacaaacacacacatatcgtttgtttgtatggtgcctttacgttgcatggaaccaggggttattcagcaactggaccaacggctttcacgtgacttccgaacaacgtcgagagtgaatttctatcaccagaaatacacatctctcacccccctcagtggaatgcccgagaatcgaactcgcagccaccgaggtggcacgccaacaccataccgactacgccactgaggcgcttactcaCTTATTGGTCCAGTTATTACTCTTATCTATTCCTTTAAACCTTTCCATCTGTCCGATATACTTTTCACAAATTCAAAAACGCGCACTCACTCAAACATATATACGCACGCAGGGCGGCCTTTCAGTTACACTTATTAGCATACCTGGGCATCTATCTCACTTGTTTTTCCATCAGCTCCCAGCGTTTTCCCGTTGCTTTTAGCCATttcactgcctacttcacatgcATTCTGCATTCTCAAATTTACATGAACCCCTTTCACTCTTGCACCTTTCACGTCTGCCTCATTTTTATGCCCAATCTATCGTTGTACCTGTTATCTTTTCATAAAGCATTCTTCCGCCAGTATATTCTATTGTTAGCTACATTTTAACGTTCACCCTGCATGATTAAAACCctttaaaaaaacaatttcttttccttttcaatgTATTTATCTAGATTTACCCACAAAAagcattttcatttactgtttcatATAATTCTACCTTACTAATGTCCCTGTATACCGCCATGTGGTCATCTCCTTCCTTGTGCAACCACAGTTAAAGATATATCTTTTCGCTTACTTTGgtagtaagcctgcaaactactttgttgttgttcttgctgggagtaggaaaggtctatagaagaggCTAAAAAcgtctgaagaaggtgtttcgcgttgagttagattcaggaagtttaggataggatatttatgatttagccATTAGAATACAAATGTAAAAATTCAAtcatgtgtatgttaaacagtacagaacaatcatttctaataaaatactacgtatgtatttaaattttccttggtGAAACATGGCTCTAGTTGACCGTAGATTTTCCcattgttttaatttacgttaaaagttaggaatgtaatgttgacaacttatgcatgaggggaatatatatatatatattatataatatatatatatatatatatatatatatatatacatatatatatatatatacatatatatatatatatgacaaataaataaatcaaggtgCCAGATGGGGCCAATCAACAGTTGACTTTCCTGTAAGGGCAGATGTCtcaagacaaaaaagaaagaaataaaaacggcCAATTCCAAACTAATTAATCCCCTATGAATCAGAATACGTTGACCTGCGCTAAAAATAACTCCACATTTCGCAACCACCCTTAATAACGCctcttttcattctcttttcctcTATACACGTTCATTCGCGACAATTAACtccaaatgaataatatatatttttttaaagtagaaaaattctaagaattgctgattgtttgtaaggtgttttacgttgcatggaaccagcggttattcagcaacggggccaacggccttacgtgacttccggaccacgccgagagtgaacttctgtcaccaaaaATACTCATCCCTAACCtctcagtgaaatgcccgaggatcgaactcgcggccaccgacgtGACAGGCCAAGgttataccgaccacgccactgaggcactaccCAAAGAATTGCTGAAAAAATTCTCATATTACAAAGCAAGGATGTTTGTACTGCGTAAGATTCTGCCCGATTTCCGGcaggttatttttaaaattattttgatccTTTCGCGTTCTGCGGTAATGAATGAAAACGAAAAACTACTGAATATGGCGAAGCTTCTATTATTTGAAACCTCGATGTTATATCAGCGTAATTATAAGTTCAAAGAAAAAGAAGTACAAGAATAAGATTACCGGTAGAAATAGTAATTTGGCTCTCACCCCCACAAGTGTGCAGTATTTTAATGAAAGTTCCTCAAACCGactgcacaagttgagatcccTGGCACATAATCAGCGGAGAGACTCACCCCACCCCTCCTTGGTCTTACGCTTTGCGTTAGATTGAAAACCTCATATTCATCTTACCTCTCAGATCAGAATCTCTCTGCTGGAGCGCTACACGATATCTGAGTTGAGATTTGCCTTATCTTAACCGTTATATAGCCTTCAGTGCAAGGAATAGATCCCGGACGATATAATAAAGACATTCCTATCCATCTGCCTGTTGAAATCAATAAGAAAGTTGTGAGCAAATTGAGCAAATAACTTTGTTTTAGTCATAGAATCATCATCCACTATTCATGGGAAATAATCCTCTCACTAACTTCAGGATACCAAATCATTCTTACCAAACTTCCAGTATTAGCGACATCTTCAGCTATTCCATCCAGCTGCTCATTAAGATTACGAGATTCTTAAGCCAACGTAAGCCCTTCTATTAGTCCTATTCCACAGGCAATCATTCCTTTTCTTATCCGATTTGTCACGGATCCTCTTTCATAGACCAAGGACGACCTCATgataagtttgtttgtatggtgcttttacgttgcatggaaccagtggttattcagcaacgggaccaacggctttacgtgacttccgaaccacgtcgagagtgaacttctatcaccagaaatacacatctctcactcttcaatggaatgaccgagaatcgaacccgcgaccaccgagttgggatgccaacaccataccaaccacgccactgaggcgcttgcccACATGATAAGGGCACCAAAGAAGACCTGTTTCTTGAAAGGTCGCTGAACTCAAAGGAAACTGAAGCTTCGCTTTTCTTTCAAATCTACGTTCAAATAACACGTTGTTTTAGCAACGAAGATTTAAATaaacacgctatattttattagaaataattgttctgtactgttaaacATGCCCATTTAAATtgatcttttttacattttcattctaataaataaatcataaatatcctatcctaaaattcatgaatcttgaactcaacgcgaaacaccttttacagacctttttaggcttttctacaCCCctgccaacaagaacaacagcagcaagaataacaacaacaacaaacagtagtttgtaggcttactccccgagtaagcgaatatGCGTTTTTGTGTATGGGGAGATCAGATAAATTATTCTTCAAAACCAAGTGACTTCGAGGGGTAAGGATATGTTCACTCTCACCTCAGTTTTAATTGTTCACATAACTGGTAAAGATTAAAGTATCAACGACTTATCCTTATATTTACAGAAAGCTGTccctaataatattataattataacatcAGAGAACCTTCTCAGGAGGTACTTATAGCCAGTTTATCCGTAGAAATTTTCACCCGAAGCATTCCTCTTCCAGGACGTTTTCCAGTCGAGCTGTCTATGAGTATTATCACATTGAACTTTATTTAGTCCTTTTCCACGTATTCACTTTTCCCTGGTTTATTGACCGACACAGTCCCTGGCAGCGAAGAAAGATAAAACTTAAGAGAAGCAACACAGAACTCTGCTGATTCAACAATGAACAAAAACTCACGTCAGTTCTGTCTTACAAAAATTGCCACATAAATCTGCAAAGTCTTCCTCGGGAAGTCGAGTCTTGAGCACCACCGTtaaaaaggttctctctctctctctctctctgtcaatttgCACCGTTTCGGAGACTCTAATCACTGTCGAATACGAAAATAAACTTTCTATGAAGGATGCCAAACACTCCATTCAGGACAATGCATAGTAGTAGGTCCAATAAGCGACATTGAAAACGAGAAAGAGCGCTGGGAAAACGACGCGACTCGCGACGTCGATCTTCTTCGCCGTCGCTGCCTTCTCCTGCCAGATGAAGGGCAGGGTGGCCAGGTCGGAGTCATCTCTCCTGCGGCCGCTGTTGGTCCGAGGGTAATCGACCCCGTACACCCTCTCGCTTCTATTATAAGCGACGATGCTGCTGGATTCAGTGTGATACAGGTGTATGAGTCGTGAAGAGTCGGCCTGTCTGTCTCTCAGCTGGTCTGGAGTTGGTTTAGCGCTGCCAGAGTCGCTGGTGTCGTTCTCGTCGACGCAGCCTGTGTTCGTGACCGGTGCTCGACGCCTGTCATCCGTGGCTTGTGACTGAAAAACAAAAGCGCCCAATTTATATAGTATTCTGAAGCTTACATAATAGCATTTTCATCAATGAATTGAGACGGAACAGCTAAACACGACCACTGATCTAATTAATTGATGTACTCCGTGAAGCTTTTGCCCCAGTATATGTACAACTACATTCGAACGCATATTATGGTCATACGTAAAGTTTTTGGCTCCTGTCAATGAGATTTAGCCTCATAACCGCTACATAcataaaacttttgttttcaccAACACCAACACTCATTCTCTCCCAAGACCCTCATGCATACATGCTATTAAACTTCCATTAACCTACCATCATATACTACCATTGCTACTAGATGCCATTCTGCTGAATTATGAaactcaataatatatatatatatatatatatatatatatatatatatatatatatatatatatatatatatatataaacctactcGTATATACAATCAGCATTAAGTCAATTCTCCTAACTGGGGTAgttcacaggaaaaataaaacactagCAATGCCTCTCATTCTTATTTGGATTCCTGGGTCGTTGGTGAATCTCCTTTGCAATAACACTTCCACAATATCAGCTGATTCACTCATCAACCCAGAATGCTCATCAGCTGCGCCTGACCCTCTTCAACAGCGCTGCCATTCACCCCTACCTTGCATGCATCCTATGCATCCTTGTGCTTCCTggatatttgaggtcattctttttCCAATTCTCTTTCACCCTATCTACTGAATTTTATCCAGGTCATCCTCTATTCCTTCTTCCCAAAATCAGTCAGCAGTACACTCTTGACAGTACCATGTATCGCTAGATTTGCTGTGCTTTCCTGTAGTCTTACTTAGCTTTATGCAGTCCAGCTTCAGATAGTTGTCTACAGGATTTGTTCCATTTGCAAATGACTTAAAGAATGATCTCCCTAATTCATGGAGTTAGATGGTTGGGCATTCAAAAGTTCACACTTCAGTGCATATGCCACTTTGTTGAGCAGGCACCAAGTACACATTTGCCTCAAATCATAGTAAATTGGATTGATCTgatttgttttctgttatttatctgatttgtttaatcttttcattttctttcatagtTCATTATTAACTTTTGCAATAATTCTTCTGTGCTGGACTGCCTTTACTAACTGGCGCATTGGGATATTGTCATTCCGCTGTTCTAACTGTAGTTGCAgcttggtataataataataataataataataataataataataataataataataatagaccccAAGGATGATAAAAGGAAAGCGGTCTACATGCGCCCTTTCTATCATTTAGCAATTAAAGGAATCTCTCTGTTCGCTCCAGCATGAAGGTTTAAGGAAGTCTGAATTTAACCTTGCCCTTCTTCtaaagcaggggttcttaacatgGGGTATCCAtgccccttgggggtatgagaatcACACGCTCGGGGTACGGGACTTGATGTCTGGATGTTTTGTAtagatttgattttaatgtgtcagtgtatacatgggtacattttgtaaataaataattatataaaactaaaaatgctttttgattttcttgcattttctattcctagctattcatacttaAAGTATGTATTCAACTTAgtatgtatattaagttatatcgCCAATAAACAGGACtgaagtggacttaagcaaacggggtatggaaccatattgggcaagtCATTCATGGCCAAAGTATGTATCAAACTAAGTATTTTAAGTTATATTGTTAACAAATAGGACtgaagtggacttaagcaaaagggggtatggaaccatattgggcaatccATTCATACCGAAAGTATGTatcaaactaagtatattaagctaTATTGTCAATAACTAGGACTGAAGCGGACTTgagcgaaggggggggggggggtatggacccatattgggcaattcattgggggtctggggtcatcaaaaggttaagaacccttgCTCTAAACTAAAGACGATCTGAGTGGCGCAAAATgatcagaattttaaaaaaattctagaaAGCACGAACACAGAACTGACTGAACGACTGCTTCGTCTCTGTTAGGTGGTACGGGTTTGGAGGTCCACACCagtcctccctctccccctcatcAACCAGCTTCTACTCACGAAAAATAAGATGACACGCACCTTCAAAACTCCAAAAAAGAAAGTCAGCTTTTAAACACCTTAGCGGCAGGCTATTTAATCATATCAAAGTGACAGAATAAGAAGAGGGGAAAAAACTTACGTTCAAACACGCGATTGGAGATTTCCTCTGCATGGTATACTTCTGGTCAGAGCCGGAGGCCGCTGACGGATGGAAGGACATCTCCCGATCTGATTTCTTCGAATGCATCTGCGCCTCCCTCTGTCTCGCCCTCGAGGGATTGTAGACGTACGCCCTTTGGCCCTGATGCGAGTCCCAGAAGACGAACCGGCGATGGTGCCTGGCCAGGTGAGTGACGGCCGTGAATTCCACGAGGGCCAGAAAGACAAATGCGGTGCAGGAGCCCATCCATATGTCAAGGGCCTTCACGTAGGACACTGTGGAAGAAAAGGATTTAAAAAtcgttttcgttttatttattgtaCATGAAATGATATTTAATTTCGAAATGCTAATGCCACGTTTCTCtgtaaatgttaatgttaaaaaTCTTTCTCTAGTAAAGTCTCCACGTGTTATTTATAGGAATCGTTAAATTCAAATTTGCATTTTTGTTGACATTCGTTTCTTATTTTTCCAGCTCTAGCATACTGCTCGAGTTGCAGCTTCGCTTTGATCTTGACTTAATTTGGAGCCCGGTTTTTCTTCTCGTTTTAATTGATTCTCCTTTGAGGTTGTCGTTTTAAATTCTCGTTTAATGGTTAGGATACGTCTGGAGATTTTGTTTTTCGTTTCCATTATGTGATTTTTAACCAGACATTTATTACTTTCCCCTTGAGAGTATTGTTTATTTCTATCTGGATGTCTTTCATTTTACCCTCTACCAATTTCTAGTtctcgtaaagagagagagagagagagagagagagagagagagagagagagagagagagagagagagagagagagagagagagagagagagagtccatacgcagaaaaaaaaatcccagttcCCACGCCATTTCATAAACTCAAAAAAGGAAGTGTAATCAACGTTACATGTCATTTGCGGCCCAGAATATGCAATATTCCGGCACTTACTGTGTTTTTAAACCTTTTCACTGCAGCATCCAGCCACAGCATGAGTCCACTAATTTCCTGGCCCTTCTCGTTTGTGTTTCACAAATACctgacacaatctctctctctctctctctctctctctgaagagataCAGCACATTCCATTGTGGGAACGTCTTTACATAtacgtacaagatatgtgacacctggaataaactgccaccagaagttgtaaacaacaacagtgtggaagagttcaaaagaaagctagacaaattcATTAGGAGGACaccgtgaatgaacagtaaaacctgcccttagagataagtgagcacacgatgtctcctcttaagatggactaacaagtctttgagatagcCTAATCCTtgtactccttgtaactctctctctctccctctcatattCATTCGTATATTTGCCACTATTCTTATTATCATACGACACTAACTAGACATATTCACCCTAACCTAAAACTTTGTTCATATTTGACTTTAATCAAATTTTATCCCTGGCAACTCCCCTGACTTCAAATTTACTTCAGAAGCAGTTTATTCCCTTAAGGATATGTGGATTTATGTGCGAAAATTCTCGTTAAGATTCGTAAGGTTACAAAAGCCGTGAAAATGTCAAAGGTTAACGCTCCAACACCATCATGGATATGAAACGTATCCTTCATTTCTGGATAAGCCAAGCCTACCTCGATAACTTCTGATATGCAAATTATATACACTGCTTCGAATGGCAATTCTTATTCAATAATTGCTGACGCACTTCTTAGTGACGTGACtggaactgaatatagaatttaagccaaaggccaagtaaaaggtttgaaaggtgtaacaggaggaaaacctcagagcagttggattatgaagcaattgtttggagagggtcgaaagtaagatggaagagagagaatatgaacggaggtacggcaaaaggaacgaaaggggttgcagctagggacctgagggaggcaagctgcaaagaacgcATATACCCTCTTGCGGGGTCGTTCTTAGTGACCTAGAATATTTAAATCTCGTTTTTACGGAGTTTCCACGAACTCGACTCACCCATCGGCATCTTGTCCCTGAAGGCCGTCGACTCGGAGCACACCGTCAGGAAAGTGGTGACCCCGAGGGTCACTCTTGACGGGATGGCATCGACGTCCAGCCAGAAGCTGACCCAAGAGACGACCACGATGAGGGAGGTGGGCAGATACGACTGCACCAAATGGTAGCCAACGTTCCGACGTAGCTCGAAGGCCGCCTGAAGACAACTGTAATTGCCTgccgggggttgggggtggaggtGAATCAATGTCAGTCAAGCCTACATGCATGTACTTATACAAATTGTATCTCTAGCTAAaagaatatcaatatcaataaatGCAATGGCAAGCATTctcaagagagagaagaaaattacacacacacacacacacacacacacacacacacacacatatatatatatatacatatatatatatattatatatatatatatatatcatacatatatacatgtatgtatgtatgtatgtgaattatatatacaaggtgtccataaagttccagtaccattacaagcaataaatacttgtagtggTACTAGGAATTAATGGACGCCCtgtatattagctgaagccactaggaAAGTTCCAAATGCAACGACAGATTAACAAGTAATTCAGTGTAATTAACACATCTTcggtgccccgaagatgtgttaaatatacGAAATTctttggcactctgtcttttcattttggaCTTTCCATGTGGCTTCAGCTAATTAACAAAATAACGCTCTTACTTTTGTAACCATGTTATAGTAACAAACTAAGTATAGGTTTTTTATCACTTCCCACTTAATCTGGATGCTACTGAATTCACTTCAGTAATTGAAAATTACAGCAAAACCTTTTTGAACTGACGAATACAAAGACGTAATAATTTATCTTAATTCGGTGTATACACAAAACCTACCAATATAGCtgccatatattattattctttatagaCAAAACATTACATACGTTGTAATACCACATTTATATTTAGTTTGCACAAAGCCGTGGTTTTCAATCTATAACAATAACTCATCTCaccaatacattataaaatattttgtccataaaaaggaaattattctTATTCATAATATCTAGCtactaataaaaaatcaaaacaaacccCTCAAACACCAACACAAAGTAAAGAATAATACATTTTCTTTAAAGCTCACAGTCATTTATTCATCATGAATCCTTAACAATTCAAATATATACTGACACAGATCAATTAAGTACATTGATATTCTGGTCAAAGCGACAAGGTTATGAAATCGGTTTTGAAGGGCATTATGAACTTGCAGTCCTGAGTATATTCAGGCTAGAACAGATGTAATTGGGAGTACAGGCGAGATATTAAAATATCCTGATAATGCTTTAGACACAACGACTTCGATCGCATTGCCAAATGAAACTAACTTTACAGATACTACCAACTGCTCAAAGCTTCACGAAGTAATAATGGGGCATATAAGAACAAGGCacgacccgacctccagcttcctcgaggcgcgtgctgaaatctacgggcAAGTAGTGTTGTTTCaacagcgaaaattaaaataaatacgctgtattttattggaaatattgctctgtattgtttaacatgcgtattacttatttttaaattttcattccgatgagtaattcataaatatcctataatgaaattcccgtatctttcactcaacgtgaaacaactttttcagacctttttgggctTTTCATATGGTTTTCGTACCTGGCCGCCCTCAccccaccccaacaagaacaagaaaaacaacaacaacaacatagtatgTAGGCTTCCTCCCTGTGTAAGCGAAAATAATATGGTGAAAGAAGCATTTATTAGGAATCTTCGGACAATCCGAAAAGATGCGCATTGCAAATTTCATTTGAATCGTGAGAATTTTTTTATCCGGATCTAACTGGAAAATCAATTTAAATAAGAACGGGAGAGCATAAATACTTGTTTGAGATCTTCACCGGATAAAACTACCAATTTTCGTTCGCTTCTAAAAAGcagatttatttaaaataatattgtgGAAAGAAACATAACTAAGAATATCACCCTAAGAAAACAGATGTCAGTTTCAATTATATCAAAACCAAATGTGCAAAGCGTATCCATTTTAAGGGTTGtagtgaactgaactgaatatagaaattaggccaaaggccaagcagtgggaccagtgaggtcattcagcgctgaaacggaaattgacagtagaaagtttgaaaggtgtcgcagtaggaaaaccttaaagcaggtgcactatgaataaattgtcaggagagggtggaaagtaagaaggaagaaagagaatatgaaaggaggtacagtaaaaggaacga
Encoded proteins:
- the LOC135212747 gene encoding glycine receptor subunit alpha-4-like isoform X1, producing the protein MVPSRFYFGLVLLSFSAKRTATETIHEYRSSRRYPGLGNELLKLDQLFRVGHRGQYDRRQTPAAALGIPTRVQIEMYIRSFGSVNPIQMEYTVDLYLHQRWLEVRFLNNTLTRPLDLSDPILVKMLWKPEVYFPNAKDSDFQYVTVPNVMLRIHPDGSILYILRLKLTFSCMMDLSHYPLDKQTCYIQLASFVKTTRELELEWYEDPLKMYKNLKLPQFQIKGLRAETCTQSFHIGNYSCLQAAFELRRNVGYHLVQSYLPTSLIVVVSWVSFWLDVDAIPSRVTLGVTTFLTVCSESTAFRDKMPMVSYVKALDIWMGSCTAFVFLALVEFTAVTHLARHHRRFVFWDSHQGQRAYVYNPSRARQREAQMHSKKSDREMSFHPSAASGSDQKYTMQRKSPIACLNSQATDDRRRAPVTNTGCVDENDTSDSGSAKPTPDQLRDRQADSSRLIHLYHTESSSIVAYNRSERVYGVDYPRTNSGRRRDDSDLATLPFIWQEKAATAKKIDVASRVVFPALFLVFNVAYWTYYYALS